In Thermodesulfobacteriota bacterium, a single genomic region encodes these proteins:
- a CDS encoding NAD(P)/FAD-dependent oxidoreductase, producing MKKAGTGKYNLPVRYGPEMRILIIGGGISGLTLAGLLQQRGFRPVIVERAPEYGSVGYIIVLWPSGSRVLKGLGLYRKLLDAGLPFSTYNVWNEKGEMLRSYSVETVTEKYGPMISIYRPELINVLREAVDPGSIRMNTTVEKIRQTPDEVFVTFSDGREELFDLVVGCDGVRSKTRSMVFGHVPLTYSGMKGWSFWVKSSLLKKAHIAEYWGTGKFLGVWPTKGRLSVFTSIRSPEGVPEPAEGRVSRIEEHFRDFGGIVPEILAELDDESQIYCDDYNDLRMNKWYKGRVVLSGDSAHAVLPTAGGGVSMAIESAAVLADELSRADSRYIEHALESYEARRRPRVVKIQDQSRMMGKVAFADSRILSYLRNFVMRFYSNKLHVKYWDTMLKEPI from the coding sequence ATGAAGAAAGCTGGCACGGGAAAATATAATCTGCCTGTACGTTACGGGCCCGAGATGCGCATACTCATCATAGGGGGCGGTATATCCGGATTGACCCTTGCGGGACTCCTCCAGCAAAGGGGGTTCAGGCCAGTCATCGTGGAGCGGGCCCCGGAATACGGAAGCGTCGGATATATCATCGTGCTGTGGCCGTCGGGCAGCCGCGTACTGAAAGGGCTCGGTCTTTACCGGAAGCTCCTTGACGCGGGGCTGCCGTTTTCCACATATAACGTTTGGAACGAAAAAGGAGAGATGCTCCGTTCCTATTCCGTCGAGACCGTAACCGAAAAGTACGGTCCCATGATAAGCATATACAGACCCGAGCTCATCAACGTCCTGAGAGAGGCAGTCGATCCCGGCTCGATTCGCATGAATACGACTGTCGAGAAGATCCGCCAGACCCCTGATGAGGTTTTCGTCACGTTCAGCGACGGACGGGAGGAACTGTTCGATCTCGTAGTCGGGTGTGACGGCGTACGCTCGAAGACCCGCAGCATGGTGTTCGGACACGTGCCTCTCACTTACAGCGGCATGAAGGGCTGGAGCTTCTGGGTCAAGTCGAGCCTTCTTAAAAAGGCTCACATCGCCGAGTACTGGGGGACCGGCAAATTTCTGGGCGTCTGGCCTACGAAAGGCCGTCTCTCCGTTTTTACCAGCATTAGAAGTCCCGAAGGCGTCCCCGAACCCGCCGAGGGCAGGGTTAGCAGGATTGAAGAGCACTTCAGGGATTTCGGCGGGATAGTACCCGAGATACTTGCCGAGCTCGACGATGAGTCCCAGATATACTGCGACGATTACAACGACCTCAGGATGAACAAATGGTATAAGGGAAGGGTCGTCCTCTCCGGGGATTCCGCGCATGCCGTGCTTCCGACAGCCGGGGGCGGCGTATCCATGGCGATCGAATCCGCAGCAGTTCTGGCTGACGAGCTTTCGAGAGCGGACTCCAGATATATCGAACACGCGCTCGAGAGTTACGAGGCGAGAAGGCGCCCGCGCGTCGTCAAGATACAGGACCAGTCGAGAATGATGGGTAAGGTTGCGTTTGCAGACAGCCGGATTCTCTCGTATCTCAGAAACTTCGTCATGCGCTTTTACTCGAACAAGCTCCATGTGAAGTATTGGGACACTATGCTGAAAGAACCAATATAA
- a CDS encoding VOC family protein, with protein sequence MNWLRNITRGRTLVRGLDHIAIVVSDMDRSVEFYTAVLGMKLIKDGRAQGGQKKSFIGTDKKAVLALTENKDRAGDSGSRIEAVNHIAFYVDDAEKAGSLLRERGVRIIEEKVGQDGKTRAYHFLDPDGLELEICVETGKEAPQY encoded by the coding sequence ATGAACTGGCTGCGTAATATAACCCGCGGCAGGACGCTCGTAAGAGGACTCGACCATATCGCCATAGTCGTGAGCGATATGGACCGGTCGGTGGAATTTTATACCGCCGTCCTGGGCATGAAGCTCATCAAGGACGGACGTGCTCAAGGCGGACAAAAAAAATCATTCATCGGTACGGACAAGAAAGCCGTCCTCGCTTTAACGGAGAATAAGGACAGGGCCGGGGATTCAGGCAGCCGCATCGAGGCTGTCAATCACATCGCGTTTTACGTAGATGACGCGGAAAAAGCTGGCTCGCTCCTCAGGGAAAGAGGGGTGCGTATCATTGAAGAAAAGGTCGGTCAGGACGGCAAGACCAGAGCTTACCACTTCCTCGATCCGGACGGGCTTGAGCTCGAGATCTGCGTTGAGACGGGGAAGGAAGCTCCTCAGTATTGA
- a CDS encoding OmpA family protein: MGIIFYLHAGRGCRALISILVVSSLAVLMIEPSRLIPEASAQDSGSTVDVFFNLNEHGVGPGDEAGLDDYVKALKNDPGLVIVIDGYSDITGEEQYNLNLSRLRAEAVREFYIGRGIEPSRIKTRGNGKTDKFDSGIDEESLKRNRRVRVTVESGPARKTLSSETPAASVAEKPAAPAPAIPPPEEEIEEEVAIEDTPQPEPAAEPPVPAITELSSPPPDLEKAIGDFMRKLAPGRVVFDAPAEMNIGESYDVEVDLSYSFLKGISDSLNGMSGEGFDKVRLGQNVGLSLNGPGFDIRPVTETGGVEEVFPVEDTGITKLVTENSTPKWRWKVTPMTSGYKSLLLSVEVMAEDAEYNEMVNEYLLFQRVIDVKPDFIFTLSRSYWIMVFFIVIVVAVVGWVLIKKVRIG, encoded by the coding sequence ATGGGTATTATATTTTATTTGCATGCCGGGAGGGGATGCCGCGCTCTCATTTCCATTCTCGTGGTCTCGTCCCTCGCTGTCCTGATGATAGAGCCGAGTCGGCTTATCCCGGAGGCCTCCGCGCAGGATTCGGGGAGCACGGTGGATGTCTTCTTTAACCTGAACGAGCACGGGGTAGGGCCCGGGGACGAGGCGGGTCTCGACGACTATGTTAAAGCGCTCAAGAACGACCCCGGCCTGGTGATCGTCATCGACGGGTATTCGGACATCACGGGCGAGGAGCAATATAACCTCAACCTGTCGAGGCTGAGGGCGGAGGCTGTCAGGGAGTTTTACATCGGCCGCGGTATAGAGCCCTCAAGGATAAAGACGCGCGGCAACGGGAAGACCGACAAGTTCGACAGCGGCATAGACGAGGAGTCCCTCAAGAGGAACAGGAGGGTGCGGGTTACGGTCGAATCCGGTCCCGCACGAAAGACGCTGTCTTCCGAGACCCCGGCTGCGAGCGTAGCCGAGAAGCCGGCTGCACCCGCACCGGCGATCCCGCCCCCCGAAGAAGAGATTGAGGAGGAGGTTGCAATCGAAGATACACCTCAGCCCGAGCCTGCCGCGGAGCCTCCGGTACCTGCGATAACCGAGCTGTCTTCGCCCCCGCCTGATCTGGAAAAGGCTATAGGTGATTTCATGAGGAAGCTTGCGCCGGGGCGGGTGGTGTTCGATGCCCCCGCTGAAATGAATATAGGGGAGTCATACGACGTCGAGGTCGATCTTTCGTATTCGTTTTTGAAGGGGATCTCCGACAGTCTTAACGGCATGAGCGGAGAGGGGTTCGATAAGGTCAGGCTAGGGCAGAACGTCGGGCTCAGTCTTAACGGGCCCGGGTTCGACATACGCCCTGTGACCGAAACGGGAGGCGTCGAGGAGGTGTTTCCTGTGGAGGATACAGGAATAACGAAGCTCGTAACCGAGAATTCGACACCCAAATGGAGGTGGAAAGTAACTCCTATGACGAGCGGCTACAAGTCTCTCCTTCTGTCCGTCGAGGTTATGGCGGAGGACGCCGAATACAACGAAATGGTGAATGAATATCTCCTCTTCCAGAGGGTCATAGATGTGAAGCCTGATTTTATTTTTACACTTTCGAGAAGCTACTGGATTATGGTCTTCTTTATTGTAATAGTCGTTGCGGTCGTGGGCTGGGTATTAATAAAGAAGGTAAGGATCGGCTGA
- a CDS encoding sulfide-dependent adenosine diphosphate thiazole synthase, translated as MAEFKTKFAPVGEKEVTRAIVEGFANEFNEYISSDVIVVGAGPSGLVAAKDIAKQKYKVLLVERMNYLGGGFWIGGYLMNKVTVREPGNKVLDEIEVPYEEVEKGLYVADGPYACSKLIAMTCEAGAKIRNMTMFDDLVYRENGRVAGIVINWTPIANMPKEITCLDPIAIESKLVIDATGHDAYCVSRLAQQGLFKKLPGHGSMWVEKSEDALVEYTGEVHPGLIACGMSVNSVFGLPRMGPTFGGMLLSGKKAAQVAIDILERQEQARA; from the coding sequence ATGGCTGAATTTAAAACCAAATTCGCGCCCGTCGGCGAAAAAGAGGTCACGAGGGCAATCGTCGAAGGGTTCGCGAACGAGTTCAACGAATACATATCGAGCGACGTGATAGTCGTGGGTGCGGGTCCGAGCGGTCTGGTTGCGGCCAAGGACATAGCGAAACAGAAATATAAAGTACTTCTCGTCGAGAGGATGAACTACCTGGGCGGCGGGTTCTGGATAGGCGGCTACCTGATGAACAAAGTGACAGTCAGGGAGCCGGGGAACAAGGTGCTCGACGAGATAGAAGTACCCTACGAAGAGGTCGAGAAGGGGCTCTATGTCGCGGACGGCCCTTATGCGTGCTCGAAGCTCATCGCAATGACGTGCGAAGCGGGAGCAAAAATACGGAACATGACCATGTTCGACGACCTGGTTTACAGGGAGAACGGCAGGGTGGCCGGAATCGTCATCAACTGGACACCGATCGCCAACATGCCCAAGGAAATCACATGCCTCGACCCTATAGCGATCGAATCGAAGCTCGTGATTGACGCGACCGGACACGACGCTTACTGCGTATCGAGGCTCGCCCAGCAGGGGCTCTTCAAGAAGCTGCCGGGCCACGGTTCAATGTGGGTGGAAAAGTCGGAGGACGCCCTTGTCGAGTATACAGGGGAAGTGCATCCGGGGCTCATCGCGTGCGGCATGTCGGTGAACTCGGTATTCGGCCTTCCGAGAATGGGGCCCACGTTCGGCGGTATGCTCCTTTCGGGAAAGAAAGCGGCTCAGGTCGCGATCGACATACTCGAGAGGCAGGAACAGGCAAGAGCTTAA
- a CDS encoding DegQ family serine endoprotease codes for MARLARLSIFSIILSVVFTAFFQAAQAQQNGYNSLAPLVKQLSPSVVNISTTSVSKGRNFSYESPFEGREGDPFNDFFDKYFGEMPEREFKGRGLGSGFIFSEDGYIITNNHVVERATDIKVILENGEIYHADVIGTDPKTDLALLKIEPKRRLPAVRFGNSDGLEIGDWVLAIGNPFGLGHTVTAGIISAKGRSLGLGSYDDFIQTDAAINPGNSGGPLFNFKGEIIGVNTAIIAGGQGIGFAIPINMAKNVVAQLRDSGKVVRGWIGVYVQQITPEIAESINLEDQHGALVADVTPGGPAEEAGVQRGDIIVEFNGKPIDDMPSLPKSVASYAPGTRTQLKVLRNGEPKTLNIKLGELPDEVAQSSRKLTGKAVEEGLGLIVQEINPQVQNMFETSISEGVIITNVAPGSTAANSGLEPGDVILEINKNKISNLDNYKKSMDSITEGQNVLFLVQRGANTIYVALKFEGEDGKG; via the coding sequence ATGGCAAGGTTGGCAAGATTATCGATATTTTCCATTATCTTATCGGTCGTCTTTACGGCGTTTTTTCAGGCTGCGCAGGCCCAGCAAAATGGTTATAACTCACTCGCCCCTCTCGTTAAGCAGCTTAGCCCGTCGGTCGTAAACATAAGCACGACGAGCGTATCCAAGGGAAGGAACTTCTCTTACGAATCCCCGTTCGAGGGCAGGGAAGGAGATCCTTTCAACGACTTCTTCGATAAATACTTCGGCGAAATGCCCGAAAGGGAATTCAAGGGAAGGGGGCTCGGCTCGGGCTTCATATTCAGCGAAGACGGTTACATTATCACGAACAACCACGTAGTCGAAAGGGCTACCGATATAAAAGTCATTCTCGAGAACGGGGAGATCTATCACGCCGACGTCATCGGCACCGATCCGAAAACCGATCTCGCGCTGCTTAAGATAGAGCCCAAGAGGAGACTGCCCGCAGTCAGGTTCGGGAACTCGGACGGGCTTGAGATTGGCGACTGGGTCCTTGCCATAGGCAACCCCTTCGGGCTCGGGCACACGGTAACGGCCGGGATAATAAGCGCCAAGGGCAGGTCCCTCGGTCTCGGCTCGTACGACGACTTCATTCAAACGGACGCGGCGATCAACCCGGGCAACAGCGGCGGCCCGCTTTTCAACTTCAAGGGTGAAATAATAGGCGTAAATACCGCCATTATAGCCGGGGGGCAGGGCATCGGCTTCGCGATACCCATCAACATGGCCAAGAACGTAGTAGCTCAGCTCCGCGACAGCGGGAAGGTCGTCCGCGGATGGATAGGCGTATACGTCCAGCAGATAACGCCCGAAATAGCGGAGAGCATTAACCTCGAGGACCAGCACGGCGCGCTCGTAGCCGACGTCACTCCCGGGGGTCCGGCCGAGGAAGCAGGGGTTCAGAGGGGCGATATAATCGTTGAATTCAACGGAAAGCCTATAGATGACATGCCCTCGCTGCCCAAGTCAGTCGCGTCTTACGCCCCCGGGACCAGGACTCAGCTCAAGGTGCTCAGGAACGGCGAGCCCAAGACCCTTAACATAAAACTCGGGGAGCTTCCGGATGAGGTCGCTCAGAGCTCGAGAAAGTTGACGGGTAAAGCGGTCGAAGAGGGCCTCGGACTAATAGTGCAGGAGATTAACCCGCAGGTACAGAATATGTTCGAGACCAGTATATCCGAGGGCGTGATTATTACGAACGTCGCGCCCGGAAGCACCGCCGCCAACTCCGGACTCGAACCTGGCGACGTCATACTCGAAATAAACAAGAATAAAATCTCGAACCTCGACAACTATAAAAAATCCATGGACTCGATAACCGAAGGACAGAACGTGCTCTTCCTGGTTCAGCGGGGCGCGAACACGATCTACGTCGCTCTTAAGTTCGAAGGGGAAGATGGGAAAGGTTGA
- a CDS encoding DUF6775 family putative metallopeptidase, translating into MGRRLTVFIYTDHPSQSLDTDVITGRLEGFGISSENRGDLFEYLGNKGPAYKTACLLARSRITDVEEPLDVLHADDAVAADSELRKMSGIESVRGMFYDGLWMQRILRGAFGHKTPGETWYGHMHMIFTGRLFGTYDGRRYHARVLLAGSPALISTSGLVEAPARPREYYFIKGGLIRSGRDTSELDRMYRGRYVEYDDPKTSRIIGSYALQAVYYELTGNEFCGDAGCCLYNSHWQEEVLKAQYEGDVCEKCLRAFTEKIREE; encoded by the coding sequence ATGGGCCGACGTCTGACCGTATTTATATATACCGACCATCCTTCCCAATCGCTTGATACTGATGTTATAACCGGGCGCCTCGAGGGGTTCGGAATTTCGTCCGAGAACAGGGGCGATCTGTTCGAATATCTCGGGAATAAAGGTCCTGCATACAAGACCGCCTGCCTCCTGGCCCGTTCCAGGATCACGGACGTCGAAGAGCCTCTGGATGTGCTTCACGCGGATGACGCCGTCGCAGCTGACTCAGAGCTAAGAAAGATGTCCGGGATCGAGAGCGTGAGGGGAATGTTCTATGACGGGCTCTGGATGCAGAGGATACTGCGCGGAGCCTTTGGGCATAAAACCCCGGGGGAGACCTGGTATGGCCATATGCACATGATCTTCACCGGACGCCTCTTCGGGACGTACGACGGCAGGCGGTACCATGCGAGGGTGCTGCTTGCCGGAAGCCCCGCTCTCATATCGACTTCGGGTTTGGTCGAGGCGCCGGCAAGGCCGAGGGAGTACTATTTTATAAAGGGCGGCCTGATCCGGAGCGGCAGGGATACGTCGGAGCTCGATAGAATGTATAGGGGAAGATACGTCGAGTACGACGACCCCAAGACCTCGCGCATAATCGGCTCTTACGCGCTTCAGGCCGTGTATTACGAGCTGACCGGGAATGAATTCTGCGGGGACGCCGGGTGCTGTCTATACAACTCGCACTGGCAGGAAGAGGTTCTCAAGGCTCAGTATGAAGGGGATGTCTGCGAAAAATGCTTACGCGCGTTTACGGAAAAAATCCGGGAGGAATAA
- the clpS gene encoding ATP-dependent Clp protease adapter ClpS, which yields MEDGKIKSWDWEGELLTEERAKLKRPDMYRIVLLNDDYTPREFVVWVLMRVFYKSQDESTRIMLEAHTSGQSMVGVYTYDVATTKIIQVDKLAKQYEHPLKCILEVETGGEEE from the coding sequence ATGGAAGACGGAAAAATAAAATCCTGGGATTGGGAAGGAGAGCTCCTCACGGAAGAGAGGGCCAAGCTCAAGAGGCCCGACATGTACAGGATAGTACTCCTCAACGACGACTACACTCCGAGGGAATTCGTAGTCTGGGTTTTGATGAGAGTCTTCTACAAGAGCCAGGACGAATCGACGAGAATAATGCTAGAGGCGCATACCTCGGGACAGAGCATGGTCGGCGTATACACTTACGACGTGGCGACCACGAAGATCATACAGGTGGACAAGCTGGCCAAGCAGTACGAACACCCTTTGAAGTGCATACTTGAGGTGGAAACGGGCGGTGAAGAAGAATGA
- the rplI gene encoding 50S ribosomal protein L9: MKVIFISDVESLGRQGEIKDVKDGLARNFLLPRKLAITATPGNIKIWEQKSVAIRKKEDKVKGEAEKFASRLNGIAIKIPVKVGEEEKIFGSVTSQGISDALGELGYEVSKKQIDLESPIKTLGTHEVTVKLHHDVSAVIKVEVVEEAQ; encoded by the coding sequence ATGAAAGTGATTTTTATTTCCGATGTTGAGTCATTAGGCAGGCAGGGCGAGATAAAGGACGTCAAGGACGGCCTTGCGAGGAATTTCCTTCTTCCCAGAAAGCTCGCCATAACGGCTACCCCGGGCAATATCAAGATCTGGGAGCAGAAGAGCGTTGCCATAAGGAAAAAGGAAGACAAGGTTAAAGGGGAAGCGGAGAAATTCGCGTCCAGGCTGAACGGTATTGCAATCAAGATTCCCGTCAAGGTCGGCGAGGAAGAAAAAATATTCGGCTCTGTGACTTCCCAGGGCATCTCGGACGCGCTCGGCGAGCTCGGATACGAAGTCTCAAAAAAGCAGATTGATCTCGAAAGCCCGATAAAGACGCTCGGGACCCACGAAGTGACCGTAAAGCTCCATCACGACGTAAGCGCCGTCATCAAGGTGGAAGTAGTTGAAGAGGCCCAATAG
- a CDS encoding DUF4412 domain-containing protein: MQARFNVFFVLAVLFAFAGFEKAAYPGLIMEQVGYQQGTSNKQKVTIYIQDDKFKQVENGGPFSPAVIFDLNSGDIMFVNDEKKLYIILNRDEYLKYIESVIAENKDVATSSRNITLKKTDETATIAGYNSKKYEIYDNGKLQSEFWITSDSGFSEELDMQKMSKLMNEVKRISQNVGGSASISDNEYKIFQEIYEDGYPMKTLYHSPEGDKVFVEEIITVKKQDIPPSEFQPPAGYEKITYQDLLKQQ, from the coding sequence ATGCAAGCGCGTTTTAATGTGTTTTTTGTGCTGGCGGTCCTATTCGCTTTTGCGGGTTTCGAGAAGGCCGCTTACCCGGGTCTCATAATGGAGCAGGTCGGCTATCAGCAGGGTACGAGCAACAAACAGAAGGTTACGATTTACATACAAGACGATAAATTCAAGCAGGTCGAGAACGGAGGTCCCTTTTCACCCGCGGTGATATTCGACCTGAATTCAGGGGACATAATGTTTGTGAACGACGAGAAGAAACTCTATATAATTCTCAACAGGGACGAGTATCTGAAGTATATAGAGTCCGTAATTGCGGAGAATAAAGACGTAGCGACGAGCAGCAGGAACATTACGCTCAAAAAGACGGACGAAACGGCAACCATAGCCGGATATAACTCAAAGAAGTACGAGATCTATGACAACGGCAAGCTGCAGTCGGAGTTCTGGATCACAAGCGATTCCGGGTTCAGCGAAGAGCTCGATATGCAGAAGATGTCGAAGCTGATGAACGAGGTAAAAAGGATCAGTCAGAATGTTGGCGGCTCCGCCTCGATATCAGACAACGAGTATAAGATATTTCAGGAGATCTACGAGGACGGTTACCCGATGAAGACCCTTTACCACTCACCCGAGGGGGACAAGGTCTTTGTTGAAGAGATCATTACCGTGAAGAAACAGGATATACCGCCGAGCGAATTTCAGCCGCCCGCCGGATATGAGAAGATAACCTACCAGGACTTATTGAAACAACAGTAA
- a CDS encoding GNAT family N-acetyltransferase, whose protein sequence is MTKGYRLAVHESIECIDRDLYNEVIDGENPFLEYEFLEAMEKSGCVGPRTAWNPRHIVLYDAERIIGAVTGYIKVDSYGEYIFDWEWARAFENARLRYYPKMVVAIPFTPATGTRISVHPEYPFEECAGIMVDRLKELSAEERCSSIHFLFLTGEECAFLENMGFLTRITHQYHWKNRGYNSFEDFLSDIRSGRKKQIRKERKSLEDEGLDIQVIEKDAINREHMDAIWEFYTDTHSRKWGSAYLNREFFDLMFENFRERLVLVMANDGKRWVGGTFNIVKNNRLFGRYWGTIHNYRNLHFECCFYRLIDYSIRNGIDIFEAGAQGEHKFLRGFAAVPTYSSHLIMHEGASGAIDKYLKRERAYTENLIAHYNMQSPLKYLHGE, encoded by the coding sequence ATGACCAAAGGCTACCGATTGGCCGTACACGAGTCCATAGAGTGTATCGACAGGGACCTCTATAACGAGGTCATAGACGGTGAAAACCCGTTCCTCGAATACGAGTTCCTTGAAGCGATGGAGAAATCGGGATGCGTCGGCCCGCGCACCGCATGGAACCCGAGACACATCGTTCTATACGACGCCGAAAGGATAATAGGAGCGGTCACCGGCTACATCAAAGTCGACTCGTACGGCGAGTACATTTTCGACTGGGAATGGGCGAGGGCGTTCGAGAATGCGAGACTCCGATACTACCCGAAGATGGTAGTCGCGATCCCGTTCACTCCGGCGACCGGAACGCGCATCTCCGTTCATCCCGAATACCCGTTCGAAGAATGCGCCGGGATCATGGTCGACCGCCTTAAGGAGCTCTCCGCCGAGGAGAGGTGTTCTTCAATACATTTTCTCTTTCTCACAGGCGAGGAGTGCGCTTTCCTCGAAAATATGGGGTTCCTCACGAGGATCACGCACCAGTACCACTGGAAGAACAGAGGCTATAATTCCTTCGAGGATTTTCTTTCGGACATACGCTCCGGCAGGAAAAAACAAATAAGGAAAGAGAGGAAATCGCTCGAGGACGAAGGGCTCGATATCCAGGTCATCGAGAAGGACGCTATAAACAGGGAGCATATGGATGCGATCTGGGAATTCTATACGGACACGCATTCGAGGAAATGGGGGAGCGCATATCTGAACAGGGAATTCTTCGACCTCATGTTCGAAAATTTCAGGGAACGCCTCGTGCTCGTCATGGCGAACGACGGTAAAAGGTGGGTAGGCGGGACCTTTAACATCGTAAAAAACAACAGGCTCTTCGGGCGTTACTGGGGGACTATTCACAACTACAGGAATCTCCATTTCGAGTGTTGTTTCTACAGATTAATAGATTATTCTATAAGAAACGGAATCGATATTTTTGAAGCCGGAGCGCAGGGAGAGCATAAATTTTTAAGGGGATTCGCCGCGGTGCCGACTTACAGCTCGCATCTCATCATGCATGAGGGGGCGAGCGGCGCTATAGACAAGTATCTGAAGAGGGAAAGGGCGTACACGGAGAACCTCATCGCGCACTACAACATGCAGTCGCCCCTCAAGTACCTGCACGGCGAGTAG
- a CDS encoding RidA family protein gives MGKVEERLGELGIKLPDTAPPLGSYKPASITGNLIFVSGQLPLSEGRLLFQGKVGSDVSLEEGMQAARASAVNALAVMSKELGALGRVKKIVKVTGYVASAPGFHSQANVVNGASDLFFQVFGEDGRHARAAVGVAELPMNAPVEVELIAEIALRDT, from the coding sequence ATGGGAAAGGTTGAAGAGAGGCTGGGCGAGCTCGGCATTAAATTACCCGATACCGCTCCGCCCCTCGGGTCTTACAAGCCCGCTTCGATAACCGGAAACCTGATTTTCGTTTCGGGTCAGCTTCCATTATCGGAAGGAAGGCTTTTGTTTCAGGGGAAAGTCGGCTCGGACGTCTCTCTCGAAGAAGGTATGCAGGCGGCTAGGGCCTCCGCGGTCAATGCGCTCGCCGTAATGAGCAAAGAGCTGGGCGCTCTAGGCAGGGTTAAAAAGATTGTGAAGGTGACGGGCTACGTCGCGAGCGCTCCCGGCTTTCACAGCCAGGCGAACGTGGTAAACGGAGCATCCGACCTCTTCTTTCAGGTATTCGGAGAGGACGGGCGTCACGCGCGCGCCGCTGTTGGGGTGGCCGAGCTCCCCATGAACGCCCCTGTGGAGGTCGAGCTCATAGCCGAGATCGCACTCCGGGACACTTGA